A single genomic interval of Pseudomonas sp. FeN3W harbors:
- a CDS encoding sigma-54 dependent transcriptional regulator: MTARQKALIIDDEPDIRELLEITLGRMKLDTRSARNLKEARECLAREHYDLCLTDMRLPDGSGLELVQYIQQQHPQLPVAMITAYGSLDTAIGALKAGAFDFLTKPVDLNRLRELVGTALRLRAPTAEMPVDNRLLGSSPPMKTLRKQIGKLARSQAPVYISGESGSGKELVARLIHEQGPRSEKPFVPVNCGAIPSELMESEFFGHKKGSFSGAIEDKPGLFQAANGGTLFLDEVADLPLPMQVKLLRAIQEKAVRAVGGAQEVMVDVRILCATHKDLASEVAAGRFRQDLYYRLNVIELRVPPLRERREDIGLLADAMLRRLAAECGDNSARLHPEALAKLESYRFPGNVRELENMLERAYTLCEDDEIKAGDLRLADSPGLPENGEASLAQIDNLEDHLEEIERKLIMQALEETRWNRTAAAQRLGLTFRSMRYRLKKLGLD; encoded by the coding sequence ATGACCGCGCGCCAAAAAGCACTGATCATCGATGACGAGCCGGATATCCGCGAACTGCTGGAAATCACTCTTGGCCGCATGAAACTCGATACCCGCAGCGCTCGCAATCTCAAGGAAGCGCGCGAGTGCCTGGCCCGCGAGCATTACGACCTGTGCCTTACCGATATGCGCCTGCCCGATGGCAGCGGTCTGGAGCTGGTGCAATACATCCAGCAGCAGCACCCGCAGCTGCCGGTGGCGATGATCACCGCATACGGCAGCCTGGATACCGCCATCGGCGCGCTCAAGGCCGGGGCATTCGACTTCCTCACCAAACCGGTGGACCTCAACCGCCTGCGCGAGCTGGTCGGCACCGCCCTGCGCCTGCGTGCGCCCACGGCGGAAATGCCAGTGGACAACCGGTTGCTGGGCAGCTCGCCGCCCATGAAGACGCTACGCAAGCAGATCGGCAAGCTCGCCCGTAGCCAGGCGCCGGTCTATATCAGCGGCGAGTCCGGCAGTGGCAAGGAGCTGGTGGCCCGCCTGATTCACGAGCAGGGCCCTCGCAGCGAAAAACCCTTTGTGCCGGTCAACTGCGGCGCGATCCCGTCGGAGCTCATGGAAAGCGAGTTCTTCGGCCACAAGAAAGGCAGCTTCAGTGGCGCCATCGAGGACAAGCCTGGTCTGTTTCAGGCCGCCAATGGCGGCACACTGTTCCTTGACGAGGTGGCCGACCTGCCGCTGCCGATGCAGGTCAAGCTGCTACGCGCGATCCAGGAAAAGGCCGTACGCGCGGTCGGCGGCGCTCAGGAAGTGATGGTCGACGTGCGCATCCTCTGCGCCACTCACAAAGACCTCGCCAGCGAAGTGGCCGCTGGTCGTTTCCGCCAGGATCTGTATTACCGCCTGAATGTCATCGAACTGCGCGTGCCACCTCTGCGCGAGCGTCGCGAAGACATCGGCCTGCTCGCCGACGCCATGCTTCGACGCCTTGCCGCAGAGTGCGGTGACAACAGCGCTCGCCTGCACCCGGAAGCTCTGGCCAAGCTGGAAAGCTATCGCTTCCCGGGCAACGTTCGCGAGCTGGAGAACATGCTCGAGCGCGCCTACACACTTTGCGAAGACGATGAGATCAAGGCTGGCGACCTGCGCCTGGCCGACAGCCCGGGCCTGCCGGAGAACGGCGAAGCCAGCCTGGCGCAGATCGACAATCTTGAAGATCACCTGGAAGAGATCGAGCGCAAGCTGATCATGCAGGCGCTGGAGGAAACCCGCTGGAACCGCACCGCGGCGGCCCAACGCCTGGGCCTGACCTTTCGCTCGATGCGCTATCGATTGAAGAAGCTCGGATTGGATTGA
- a CDS encoding ATP-binding protein, whose translation MGTENLTFFGDQGRRILRLYHLYRLTIGLALVLLISADLHNDLLEMSNPQLFQYGAWLYLILNIIVAVLVQSPERDLPVLGLALMDVILLSGLFYFGGGTPSGIGNLLIVAVAIANILLRGRVGFFIAAVAATGLIYLTFYLSIQRPEASSQYVQASALGTLCFAAAFLVQGLARRLQVSETLARQRAEEVANLEALNALILQRMRTGIMVLDPQERVLLANQGALQLLGQDSLAGERLAPRCPELLKALQQWRGNPTLRPPNLRATPGGPTLQPSFAALQHGNKLDTLVFLEDISQIAQKAQQLKLASLGRLTASIAHEIRNPLGAISHAAQLLQESEELDGPDRRLAQIIQDHSRRMNLVIENVLQLSRRRQAEPQLLDLKYWLHRFASEFRQGLSPQQTLHLDTVGSSLQTRMDPNQLTQVLTNLVQNGLRYSGQQNSQAQVWLRLFRDEASDLPIVEVLDDGPGIAAEQLHNIFEPFFTTESKGTGLGLYISRELCESNQARLDYRERAEGGSCFRIVFAHPRKAS comes from the coding sequence GTGGGCACTGAAAACCTCACCTTCTTTGGCGATCAGGGGCGGCGGATCCTCCGCCTGTACCATCTCTATCGTCTGACCATCGGTCTGGCGCTGGTTCTGCTGATCAGCGCCGACCTGCACAACGACCTGCTGGAGATGAGCAACCCGCAGCTCTTTCAGTACGGTGCCTGGCTCTATCTGATCCTCAACATCATCGTTGCCGTGCTGGTGCAGAGCCCGGAGCGCGATCTGCCCGTACTCGGACTGGCGCTGATGGACGTCATCCTGCTGTCCGGTCTGTTCTACTTCGGCGGTGGCACCCCGAGCGGTATCGGCAACCTGCTGATCGTCGCCGTCGCCATCGCCAACATATTGCTGCGTGGCAGGGTGGGCTTCTTCATCGCCGCGGTTGCTGCGACGGGCCTGATCTATCTGACCTTCTATCTCAGCATCCAACGCCCAGAAGCCAGCAGTCAGTACGTTCAGGCCAGCGCGCTCGGCACGCTCTGCTTTGCAGCCGCCTTCCTGGTTCAGGGGCTGGCTCGTCGCCTGCAGGTCAGCGAGACGCTGGCGCGCCAGCGTGCGGAAGAGGTAGCGAATCTGGAGGCGCTCAACGCGCTGATCCTCCAGCGCATGCGCACCGGCATCATGGTGCTGGATCCCCAGGAACGCGTTCTACTCGCCAATCAGGGTGCACTGCAACTGCTCGGCCAGGACTCACTGGCAGGCGAGCGCCTCGCACCACGCTGCCCGGAGCTGCTCAAGGCACTGCAACAGTGGCGAGGCAACCCTACCCTGCGCCCACCGAACCTCAGGGCAACACCTGGCGGCCCAACGCTGCAGCCGAGCTTCGCCGCGCTACAGCACGGCAACAAACTCGACACGCTGGTGTTTCTCGAAGACATCTCGCAGATCGCACAGAAGGCACAGCAGCTCAAGCTCGCCTCCCTCGGCCGCCTCACGGCCAGCATCGCCCATGAAATCCGCAATCCACTGGGCGCCATCAGCCATGCCGCGCAGCTGCTGCAGGAATCCGAAGAACTGGATGGCCCAGACCGCCGCCTGGCACAGATCATCCAGGATCATTCGCGGCGGATGAACCTGGTGATCGAGAACGTCCTCCAGCTCTCCCGGCGGCGCCAGGCCGAACCCCAGCTGCTGGACCTGAAGTACTGGCTGCATCGTTTCGCGAGCGAGTTCCGCCAGGGGCTGAGCCCGCAGCAGACCCTGCACCTGGATACCGTCGGCAGCTCGCTGCAGACCCGCATGGATCCCAATCAGCTGACCCAGGTGCTGACCAACCTGGTTCAGAACGGGCTGCGCTACAGCGGTCAGCAGAACTCGCAGGCACAGGTCTGGCTGCGCCTGTTCCGTGACGAAGCCAGCGACCTGCCTATCGTCGAAGTACTCGATGACGGCCCAGGAATCGCGGCCGAGCAACTGCACAACATCTTCGAGCCGTTCTTCACCACCGAAAGCAAAGGCACCGGGCTGGGGCTATATATCTCTCGCGAGCTGTGCGAGAGCAATCAGGCGCGCCTGGACTATCGCGAGCGTGCCGAAGGCGGCAGCTGCTTTCGCATCGTCTTCGCCCACCCACGTAAGGCGAGCTGA
- a CDS encoding PP0621 family protein — protein MGLFRLLFWIALIGAAFWLWRRFAQKKVAPKPRHTTLPMVRCAQCGVHVPQDQALQSQDRWYCSRAHLEQDSTPGGH, from the coding sequence ATGGGTCTGTTTCGACTGCTGTTCTGGATCGCACTGATTGGCGCCGCGTTCTGGCTCTGGCGCCGTTTCGCGCAAAAGAAGGTCGCGCCCAAGCCTCGACACACCACCCTGCCCATGGTGCGCTGCGCCCAGTGCGGCGTGCATGTCCCGCAGGACCAGGCGCTGCAGTCGCAGGACCGCTGGTACTGCAGCCGCGCTCACCTGGAGCAGGACAGCACTCCTGGTGGGCACTGA